One genomic region from Cryptococcus gattii WM276 chromosome C, complete sequence encodes:
- a CDS encoding fermentation-related protein, putative (Similar to SGTC gene model, INSD accession EAL21708.1): MAVPVNLLLLIELAAVVVASTAFLFYWNRLLASFIAFLIRLYAWRVHHAYISIGSLQISPLAGRLSFRDAEYHSSNISIRALTGHITWRYWKIRIRQEADSQSNNSRRNKLPCRIVVYAKGVEAFVYNRTPAYDAIVERMKKHENEAGADKGALHGHEDFEEEQGLRARLKNSARISTKDSSAKGTPSDNGHSSSGYPPVTHELPAQVKPVKPPPSDSINWFREALPLELRVVTGSIVLGNDATPTLLIGDFKRAEGILETSQSRSLLDLYKMAVELKFHGANVLTRTNVDYSGPLLAHGKKVYDELLKQQADLANKPPSTISIFSGFHLLSRQFLFLYDPKFSTAPVPGLPTDKLWKGLARYRLPEDDATQSPRKEGGDEREYAKATNLLETPELTLTYYADIPGNVPDPSLTPYGDGLDEIGNVDLPPEYGIDIIIRKGTVKYGPWADRQREALQKAFAPALFFDSEPKARLRPGDTRVHTTLVLRVTLEDETVLRIPTRESSKDWQYDNSPARTERRYGWLDVVVGPNSSVTYTQDQIATQRGYDSMLVLHLDSLGISSSVNLDTFIQAKTCKLSMAMPTPLQWNAKRDWGMDVVFDTPSISLLRDHITLISDLAKDWSSGTTGGDYHHFVPNHYNFRVSLINYAFHLYINDYNIVDAPGSRDSNAFMDVYGPRLDAIVAVASTQYRPETSVVPFSISLSNARVELCIPIWDTHRTFGPEVVEVGQVGQLTASGSYRYYAVPRPDHQETLTLHLEGEHVKFKMLGWVLRRLFCVKDNYFGSFTQFTTMDEFLERFDHDPASVGDPVEEKYRPGRSDPYAVHITMNVQESLILMCDEIYNFSRGIAIPVPQLQMAIKSVDQFMELSLNATPTYIAAAPQLMAVYEKGSAPAVSGDEAVFIEGIELKASRLFGPKPRATTYLCLWEANIPKLSAFLTPGLLTTLQAVGRSVEYTFSDPDNAPDQNYQLKTPPDVTFFKFSINHALAMLTADSNAISLEALSGLTLDTSTWGTRSYSSNIGLLLPSFTLNIIHRSPRRTWHVVSSTTVGATLDVYNAPDRWQERVSAQQEFLKEQDSETGRVWYMYMGGQKPTGRHVNGLYLPTPMEENTVSVIDEEDIESSLSFPETHDYNSNDSQPSSSTECEPEESNPFMPRGKRNPVKPFATIQETDNSSISSAGDESDSASSTSSDSSSEISAPAECAFDMADVLASKLRHFQAAHNRYPLEIRLSTSDPSFGDGEEEIKGKGKMRDEMASGKVVRLVTHAAQVDLHPESLQSLSEILSAISTGSVSYEKRLDSLLLNQVQDVADSKIPEQQMILDIHVPSAMMRISGGEPSIALISHLRHVKCNIHRFAPINQRPVLDLTSSVVSITVSAMSSSDTPLSLRDIVGPMAGSPESLPLAHFVASAVIADFHSGHGIRVHSKISHAHFHAVTPAITFGCAFAESWQTAMQKANFSRPKAGSDAAMLYHILYSAINSQRGAYLPSFAYVTPHGLHEQDSQLGNRKQTGWWLLTRFRDWLRSGLLDEVGTVGSISEMANYVVSNLIQIDDSLVGAENLVRDQPFFKLAFNTGSSCVPETESNTPIDVFVYIDDASVRHYGRLLGSNATAMSYVNIGKLSLGCAMVTASVEERHISQMRMIIALQTARLEVHDSILALARLIVHIPCKPEFETGKEGESPRGSVSTINLVGNRPSAIAINIQLETLDATIIGGGLRLRSGARQLQLTALTRYRLHSNPTSGYSTKESLSLTCGLIEIILLQPVENPTVITHSTDRVVISLKAQGWRAISERIAFADKPSTEVRAMTGLKLLEFESRPQLRALYSFIQQWKVKELPLYASAVDDMKGAIKTWTNGPPSKCNPVLLADLDITLEALHFQVRAAKALWLRWDVGKIYVVKSEKEKDIRFAVKVAPQIVGAYSSRRSKSNESSSLNLPSVTIIGNHRHLQDKPHIFANLQLGLFSGVLRPAILDRLLSLHQNLQDDISHLVKDWRKDVRKMKQKLHEQKSGRSPSPGAQKVNLNKIFYDVHVGVDGVRFGLRADDVPATILFEALAAKGRATNRYHHGHGLHWRAKVDHFSLSLGHLGEGYVRKYAEPFRRQRTASMTLDVEVEEIPASPLSTSQLIIHLSHVRTVMHVEALSELADLLKSWSSDLYILRDHRAREMAEVKQQTTKVLKRFESAEHVNRSEVSWLANRLLTIEIGGIGVAIPLEEGSLIEDGRKSDVPALLYSIRVISFHNRHNETARFRMQNMALQFIDKFDQSLPEHFRSDFHGSKNCMVVPSIESEAEMSSTHDAWHLSSHCSASDFKLTLSPDISDGVIRLIELFERGKEKIAKMEAQYKAEVARHAKETIASKYESPASPSARRQSQRIMVRTSFTFNSGTVELHRDLSDTEKTTLRSETRRSKGWHDTVVLPAVSLWMEYTGPKNEPLLVRQDEEDGSLLFNLAIHESRNLLRPTILPFFVQTANRLRRKTKRAQSTALDISPKTLIEASPAILQELPHRPTTRAMATRVQVRVTLRIDKSELRLSCASDSNAYVDLKWKSGGFFASTIIGDGSKATVAGTVSGVRAYLRHEFAEGKSCIEAGAKDMAFSINYGFESLTDRKYLSIVLDSSLSAQFRLEQFSAWLAFAAVWLDNAPSLELPSRPPLVEASSSSPSVHTASTPRVTVNALVRFRTVDFDTNIGVTNAKLEMTPVVLRTSSNGVKAELELDLGVTQIMAKGDISGEIRSESLVFRTNHQSSRGGAPNDRTVLNLLINAGTLSSNLSLQEVSVIRFTLDPATVTLADDWQAFAQDPTSQVLLSFAVKAGVFRSVVRLLSIPALVSKFYSLSNTIESQERMACHRSSAYKSKRLRKSTEPSPMAAAILHTARKAGQTFTSTSTVKTAQNMRFDLGGIDIGLFNSPPTDDHRGDFYRFMIGKVEADLERQLTVGNLPKRDLNLLMSYVKWISSDGVKAAREVKKHRNLEESIQAASAHGRKEIASLPLMTLTMDSIEESKPPVLVYDFDLVWGDGDLDIAIMPYFFEQVYKTFDKLIKGLDQEQITKAKRRGDGGAAKARSHATAHEDDQACKGTALTFRRRSEGQRPLPVPRFRLLGEATGEAMAWVPKINAANAQLPIMVHRFVTSPLEDGMDLLLKLYEKQLPDRVPQQT, from the exons ATGGCAGTCCCCGTCaacctcctccttctcatcgAACTCGCGGCTGTTGTTGTCGCTTCGACAGCTTTTTTGTTCTATTGGAACAGGCTCTTAGCTTCGTTTATTGCGTTTCTCATTCGTCTTTACGCATGGCGAGTCCATCACGCATATATATCTATAGGATCTCTGCAAATATCACCTTTAGCAGGACGACTTTCCTTCAGGGATGCCGAATATCACTCGAGTAACATCTCCATCAGGGCCTTAACTGGGCATATAACGTGGAGATATTGGAAAATAAGGATTAGACAAGAAGCGGATTCACAGTCGAACAACAGCAGACGAA ACAAGCTTCCTTGTCGTATCGTTGTGTATGCTAAAGGCGTCGAAGCGTTTGTCTACAATCGAACTCCAGCGTACGATGCTATTGTGGAGCGTATGAAGAAGCATGAAAATGAAGCCGGCGCTGACAAGGGGGCCTTGCATGGGCATGAAGattttgaagaagagcaaggtCTTCGAGCTAGGTTGAAAAACTCGGCGAGAATTTCAACGAAAGACAGCTCGGCCAAGGGAACTCCATCAGATAACGGGCACAGTAGCTCTG GCTATCCCCCAGTCACCCATGAACTCCCGGCCCAAGTCAAACCTGTAAAGCCGCCACCATCAGACAGCATTAATTGGTTCCGCGAAGCTCTTCCATTAGAGCTTCGAGTTGTCACTGGATCCATTGTCCTTGGCAATGATGCCACCCCGACTCTTCTCATCGGTGATTTTAAACGGGCCGAAGGTATTTTGGAGACCTCCCAATCTCGATCACTCTTGGACTTATACAAGATGGCAGTCGAACTCAAATTTCATGGAGCTAACGTGCTCACTCGTACCAATGTGGATTACTCAGGGCCTTTGTTGGCTCACGGCAAGAAGGTCTACGACGAACTACTGAAGCAGCAGGCCGATTTGGCCAATAAACCTCCCTCCACCATTTCTATCTTTTCAGGattccatcttctctccagGCAGTTCCTCTTTCTCTACGATCCCAAATTCTCTACTGCTCCTGTGCCAGGTTTACCTACAGACAAGTTGTGGAAGGGCTTGGCTAGATATCGACTGCCTGAAGATGATGCCACCCAATCTCCGAGGAAAGAGGGGGGTGATGAAAGGGAATACGCCAAAGCCACAAACCTCCTTGAAACTCCTGAGCTTACTCTGACGTACTATGCCGATATACCTG GAAACGTCCCCGATCCATCACTTACTCCTTACGGCGACGGCTTGGATGAGATAGGTAACGTCGACCTTCCGCCGGAGTACGGCATCGATATAATCATTCGAAAGGGTACCGTTAAATATGGCCCCTGGGCTGATCGTCAAAG AGAGGCGTTACAAAAAGCTTTTGCTCCAGCGTTGTTCTTTGACAGTGAGCCCAAAGCCCGTCTACGCCCTGGAGATACCAGAGTACACACCACACTTGTTCTACGCGTAACgttggaagatgagacAGTTCTCCGTATACCCACCCGTGAAAGTTCAAAG GATTGGCAATATGACAACTCTCCTGCGAGAACAGAACGGAGATATGGATGGCTAGACGTTGTAGTGGGCCCGAACTCATCGGTCACATACACCCAGGATCAAATCGCGACGCAAAGGGGATATGATTCGATGTTGGTCCTTCATTTGGATTCGCTAGGCATTAGTTCTAGCGTGAATCTTGATACGTTTATACAGGCAAAAACGTGCAAG CTTTCAATGGCTATGCCGACTCCGCTTCAATGGAATGCCAAGCGTGACTGGGGCATGGACGTTGTTTTTGACACCCCTTCCATCAGCCTGCTTCGCGACCACATCACATTAATTTCAGATCTTGCAAAAGATTGGAGTAGCGGAACCACAGGTGGCGATTACCATCATTTTGTTCCCAATCACTATAATTTTCGTGTCTCCTTGATCAACTACGCCTTTCATTTGTACATCAACGATTACAACATCGTCGATGCTCCAGGATCTAGAGATAGTAATG CTTTCATGGATGTCTATGGACCTCGACTAGATGCGATAGTTGCTGTGGCGTCAACGCAGTACCGCCCAGAAACTTCAGTGGTGCCTTTCTCAATTTCCCTTTCCAACGCGCGCGTTGAGCTATGTATCCCCATATGGGATACTCATCGTACATTTGGTCCTGAAGTTGTTGAAGTCGGCCAGGTCGGACAATTGACAGCGTCCGGATCTTACCGCTACTACGCCGTTCCCAGACCCGACCATCAAGAAACGTTAACTCTACACCTGGAGGGGGAGCATGTGAAGTTTAAAATGCTAGGTTGGGTGCTTAGGCGGTTATTTTGCGTGAAGGATAACTATTTTGGGTCGTTTACTCAATTTACTACCATGGACGAGTTCCTGGAGAGGTTTGATCATGATCCTGCAAGCGTGGGCGATCCAGTAGAGGAAAAATACAGGCCAGGCAGA TCCGATCCTTATGCCGTCCACATCACCATGAACGTTCAAGAGTCTCTTATCCTCATGTGTGATGAGATTTACAATTTCTCTAGGGGAATTGCCATACCGGTCCCTCAGCTGCAAATGGCCATCAAATCAGTTGACCAATTCATGGAGCTTTCGCTCAATGCCACTCCCACATATATTGCGGCAGCTCCTCAATTAATGGCAGTGTACGAAAAGGGCTCGGCTCCGGCAGTCTCAGGGGACGAGGCAGTGTTTATAGAAGGTATCGAGTTGAAAGCAAGCAGGCTATTTGGCCCCAAACCCAGGGCAACGACGTATCTCTGCCTCTGGGAGGCTAATATTCCCAAATTATCTGCGTTCCTTACTCCCGGACTACTGACAACTCTACAGGCAGTAGGGCGATCAGTAGAGTATACGTTTTCCGACCCGGATAATGCACCTGACCAGAATTATCAACTCAAAACACCTCCTGATG TCACGTTTTTCAAATTTTCCATCAATCATGCACTAGCGATGCTCACCGCAGATTCCAACGCTATCTCGCTCGAAGCATTATCAGGCCTTACCCTCGATACGAGCACTTGGGGGACTCGCTCCTATAGCTCAAACATTGgacttcttcttccatcattCACCCTCAATATCATTCACCGCTCTCCCCGGAGAACATGGCATGTTGTCAGTAGTACCACCGTAGGAGCAACATTGGACGTATATAACGCACCGGATCGATGGCAAGAGCGGGTGTCAGCGCAACAGGAATTTTTGAAAGAGCAAGATTCAGAGACAGGAAGGGTTTGGTATATGTACATGGGAGGTCAAAAACCTA CTGGACGTCATGTGAACGGTTTATATTTGCCGACGCCAATGGAAGAAAATACAG TGAGCGTGATTGATGAGGAAGATATTGAAAGTTCCCTGTCGTTCCCAGAAACGCATGACTACAACAGCAATGACTCTCAGCCCTCTTCATCCACCGAGTGTGAGCCGGAAGAGTCCAATCCTTTCAT GCCACGGGGAAAACGAAACCCGGTAAAGCCGTTTGCGACAATCCAGGAGACAGACAACTCTTCCATATCATCTGCAGGAGACGAATCGGATTCTGCATCAAGCACATCTTCTGATTCGAGCTCAGAAATCTCTGCCCCCGCTGAATGCGCTTTCGATATGGCAGACGTTTTAGCCAGCAAACTTCGACACTTCCAAGCTGCACATAACCGATATCCTCTAGAAATCAGACTGAGTACTTCTGACCCCAGTTtcggagatggagaggaagaaatcAAAGGCAAAGGGAAAATGCGAGACGAAATGGCGTCAGGTAAAGTGGTACGGCTCGTTACTCATGCTGCGCAAGTCGATCTTCACCCGGAATCCTTACAAAGTCTCTCGGAAATCTTATCTGCGATATCAACAGGCAGTGTTTCCTACGAAAAGCGCCTTGATTCTCTCCTTCTTAATCAAGTGCAGGATGTGGCAGATTCTAAAATACCTGAACAACAAATGATTTTGGATATACATGTACCCAGCGCTATGATGCGTATTTCCGGCGGAGAGCCATCAATTGCGTTAATAAGCCATCTTCGGCACGTCAAGTGCAATATCCATCGTTTCGCTCCGATAAATCAACGGCCAGTCCTTGATCTTACCTCGTCCGTGGTATCCATTACTGTTTCTGCCATGTCGTCCTCCGATACGCCTCTTTCATTGAGGGATATTGTTGGTCCCATGGCAGGAAGTCCAGAAAGTTTGCCTTTAGCCCATTTCGTTGCCAGCGCCGTTATTGCTGATTTTCATTCTGGTCACGGGATTCGAGTTCACTCCAAAATCTCGCATGCCCATTTCCATGCGGTGACGCCTGCCATCACTTTTGGCTGTGCGTTTGCAGAAAGTTGGCAAACGGCTATGCAAAAGGCCAATTTTTCCCGTCCCAAAGCTGGCTCTGACGCAGCAATGCTCTATCACATTTTATATTCGGCCATCAACTCCCAGAGGGGGGCATATCTCCCGAGTTTCGCCTATGTTACCCCTCATGGCCTCCATGAACAAGACAGTCAGCTTGGAAACAGGAAACAGACGGGGTGGTGGTTGTTGACAAGATTCAGAGATTGGCTTAGAAGCGGCTTGCTCGATGAAGTGGGTACTGTGGGTAGTATATCTGAGATGGCGAATTACGTTGTGAGCAATCTCATCCAGATCGATGACTCGCTTGTGGGAGCAGAAAATCTGGTTCGAGACCaacccttcttcaagcttGCCTTCAATACCGGATCATCTTGTGTTCCAGAGACCGAATCTAACACTCCTATCGACGTATTTGTTTATATCGATGATGCTTCTGTTCGACATTATGGGCGACTGCTCGGGTCCAACGCCACTGCGATGAGCTACGTTAATATCGGCAAACTGTCGCTCGGGTGCGCTATGGTTACTGCGTCGGTCGAGGAAAGACACATTTCACAAATGAGAATGATAATTGCTCTTCAAACGGCGAGGTTAGAAGTACATGATAGCATTTTGGCTTTGGCGAGGCTCATTGTACACATCCCGTGTAAGCCCGAGTTTGAGACCggcaaagaaggagaaagtCCACGTGGAAGCGTTTCCACCATCAACCTTGTAGGCAACAGGCCTTCTGCTATTGCGATCAATATACAGCTTGAAACTCTTGATGCTACCATTATTGGTGGAGGTTTACGACTACGCTCAGGGGCTCGACAATTACAGCTCACTGCGCTGACTCGCTATCGGCTTCATTCGAACCCTACCTCTGGTTATTCAACTAAAGAATCTCTCAGCTTGACATGCGGGCTGATTGAAATCATTTTACTCCAACCTGTGGAGAATCCTACTGTCATTACTCACTCAACTGACAGGGTCGTTATATCTTTGAAGGCACAAGGATGGAGGGCTATTAGTGAGCGCATTGCCTTCGCTGACAAGCCCTCAACAGAAGTTCGCGCAATGACTGGCTTAAAGCTACTTGAATTCGAATCTCGCCCACAGCTTCGAGCTTTATATTCTTTTATACAGCAATGGAAGGTCAAAGAACTACC TCTTTATGCGTCTGCAGTCGATGACATGAAAGGCGCCATAAAGACATGGACAAATGGACCGCCATCCAAATGCAACCCAGTTCTTTTAGCAGATCTGGATATCACACTGGAGGCTTTGCACTTTCAAGTACGGGCCGCCAAAGCCTTGTGGCTGCGCTGGGATGTCGGCAAGATCTATGTTGTTAAGTcggagaaggaaaaggacATCAGATTTGCTGTCAAGGTCGCGCCACAAATAGTGGGGGCCTACTCTTCTCGCAGGAGCAAGAGTAATGAATCATCCTCTCTGAACCTTCCTTCAGTTACAATCATCGGTAATCATCGGCACCTACAAGACAAACCTCATATTTTTGCCAATCTCCAGCTTGGGCTATTTTCGGGTGTGCTTCGACCCGCGATTCTTGACCGACTACTATCGCTACATCAAAATCTTCAGGATGATATCAGTCATCTGGTGAAGGATTGGCGAAAGGATGTTCGCAAGATGAAGCAGAAACTGCATGAGCAAAAAAGTGGGCGAAGTCCTTCACCAGGTGCTCAAAAGGTCAATTTGAACAAGATATTCTATGACGTGCACGTAGGCGTTGATGGCGTCCGCTTTGGCCTCCGCGCGGATGACGTTCCTGCCACAATCTTATTTGAGGCTTTAGCCGCTAAGGGGCGAGCAACTAATCGATACCATCATGGTCATGGCCTTCATTGGCGTGCCAAAGTCGACCATTTCAGCCTGTCCCTGGGACATTTGGGTGAGGGGTATGTCAGAAAATATGCAGAACCATTCCGCCGGCAACGCACCGCATCCATGACTCTAGACGTTGAAGTGGAGGAGATACCAGCGAGCCCATTATCAACGTCTCAActcatcatccatctcaGTCACGTGCGAACAGTCATGCATGTCGAGGCTCTCAGCGAGTTGGCCGATCTTCTCAAAAGTTGGTCATCCGATCTCTATATTTTACGGGATCACCGCGCACGAGAGATGGCCGAAGTAAAGCAGCAGACAACGAAGGTGTTGAAAAGATTTGAGTCAGCCGAACACGTGAATCGTTCGGAGGTTTCTTGGTTGGCTAACCGACTATTGACCATTGAGATCGGGGGCATAGGGGTTGCAATACCGCTCGAGGAAGGCTCCCTCATTGAAGATGGCAGAAAAAGTGATGTGCCTGCATTGCTTTACTCGATTCGTGTCATTAGCTTTCATAATAGGCACAACGAGACTGCAAGGTTCAGGATGCAGAATATGGCATTACAGTTCATCGACAA GTTTGACCAAAGCCTTCCTGAACATTTTAGAAGCGACTTCCATGGCTCCAAGAATTGTATGGTCGTCCCCTCCATTGAAAGTGAGGCGGAGATGTCCTCAACTCATGACGCTTGGCATCTTTCTTCCCACTGCTCTGCTTCGGATTTCAAACTAACCCTGTCGCCGGATATTTCTGACGGTGTCATTCGACTTATTGAGCTATTTGAGcgaggaaaggaaaaaatAGCGAAGATGGAAGCCCAATACAAGGCTGAGGTCGCAAGGCACGCTAAAGAAACGATAGCGTCCAAATATGAAAGCCCTGCATCTCCTTCCGCTAGACGACAGTCGCAAAGGATTATGGTCCGGACTTCGTTCACTTTTAACAGTGGAACAGTAGAGCTTCACAGAGACCTGTCCGATACAGAAAAGACAACGTTAAGATCAGAAACGAGAAGGAGCAAGGGATGGCATGATACGGTAGTATTGCCTGCTGTGTCACTTTGGATGGAGTATACGGGGCCGAAGAATGAGCCTCTGCTCGTTCGAcaggatgaagaagatgggTCCCTTCTTTTTAACTTA GCTATCCACGAAAGCCGCAATCTCCTTCGCCCTACTATACTCCCTTTCTTCGTTCAGACTGCCAATCGCTTGAGGAGGAAAACTAAACGAGCACAGTCGACGGCCCTGGATATATCGCCTAAAACACTTATAGAAGCTTCGCCTGCTATTCTTCAGGAGTTGCCACATCGTCCCACAACCCGAGCAATGGCAACTCGGGTCCAGGTACGCGTTACTCTACGAATTGATAAATCAGAACTACGGTTATCTTGTGCATCAGATTCCAACGCCTATGTGGACTTAAAATGGAAAAGCGGCGGTTTTTTTGCCAGCACGATAATTGGCGATGGAAGCAAGGCCACAGTGGCCGGAACTGTATCTGGTGTGAGGGCCTATCTCCGGCATGAGTTTGCGGAGGGCAAGAGCTGTATTGAGGCTGGCGCAAAAGATATGGCATTCTCCATTAATTACGGCTTCGAGAGTCTCACAGATCGCAAGTATCTCTCTATCGTGCTTGACTCCTCGCTTTCGGCGCAATTCAGGCTAGAACAATTTAGCGCATGGTTGGCTTTCGCTGCTGTATGGCTTGATAACGCTCCCAGTCTCGAGCTCCCGAGCAGACCACCATTAGTTGAGGCATCTTCGAGCTCCCCGTCCGTTCACACCGCCTCAACCCCGAGAGTCACAGTTAATGCTCTTGTACGGTTCCGAACTGTCGATTTTGATACCAATATCGGCGTGACCAATGCTAAATTGGAAATGACTCCAGTAGTCCTTCGGACTTCATCAAATGGTGTGAAGGCAGAACTAGAACTAGACTTAGGTGTGACCCAGATCATGGCTAAAGGCGATATTTCAGGGGAAATTCGTAGCGAAAGCTTAGTCTTCCGTACCAACCATCAGTCCTCTCGAGGCGGAGCGCCCAATGACCGAACCGTGCTGAACTTGTTAATCAACGCTGGTACTTTGAGCAGTAATCTGTCTTTACAGGAAGTTAGCGTGATCCGTTTCAC CCTTGATCCTGCCACCGTCACCTTGGCGGATGATTGGCAAGCCTTTGCGCAAGACCCCACTTCTCAAGTTTTACTTTCTTTTGCGGTTAAGGCTGGCGTTTTTCGATCAGTCGTCCGATTACTTTCGATCCCAGCTCTGGTCAGCAAATTTTACTCCCTCTCTAACACTATCGAATCTCAAGAGAGAATGGCATGTCATCGCTCTTCCGCCTATAAGAGCAAGCGATTGCGCAAGTCGACAGAGCCTTCTCCCATGGCTGCCGCAATCCTCCACACGGCTCGAAAAGCTGGCCAAACGTTCACTTCAACGAGCACTGTCAAAACTGCACAAAATATGCGCTTCGACCTCGGCGGTATTGACATTGGCCTGTTCAACTCACCGCCCACTGATGACCATCGCGGTGATTTCTATCGTTTTATGATTGGAAAGGTGGAGGCAGACCTGGAAAGGCAGCTTACAGTGGGGAACTTACCTAAGAGGGATTTGAATCTATTAATGAGCTATGTAAAGTGGATATCTAGCGACGGCGTAAAGGCGGCTCGAGAGGTAAAGAAGCATAGAAACCTGGAGGAGTCAATTCAAGCAGCTTCCGCCCATGGCCGAAAGGAAATTGCTTCATTGCCTCTCATG ACATTGACTATGGATTCCATTGAAGAATCAAAACCTCCAGTTCTCGTATACGACTTTGACCTTGTATGGGGTGATGGCGACCTAGACATAGCTATCATGCCGTATTTTTTTGAACAGGTTTACAAAACTTTCGATAAATTAATCAAAGGACTTGATCAAGAGCAGATTACAAAAGCGAAGCGACGTGGAGATGGCGGTGCAGCGAAGGCCAGGAGCCATGCGACGGCACATGAAGACGATCAAGCCTGCAAGGGCACTGCACTTACTTTTCGTCGTCGTTCGGAAGGGCAAAGGCCGTTGCCTGTGCCGAGATTTAGGCTACTTGGCGAAGCGACGGGAGAGGCTATGGCTTGGGTACCAAAAATCAACGCCGCAAATGCCCAACTGCCTATCATGGTGCATCGATTTGTCACTTCGCCCTTAGAGGATGGCATGGACCT ATTACTAAAACTATATGAGAAGCAACTGCCTGATAGGGTTCCGCAACAGACGTGA